One genomic window of Thermoproteales archaeon includes the following:
- a CDS encoding PIN domain-containing protein: MSILVDTSVFYAFYNKRDVHHIDSICLLTHILEGRYGRPYTVCLVVSETYTLLRYRIGYATAIAFLEALEKSGIKILFLDEEGYSRVLEILEKYSDRKLSFTDASLVYILENYGIENMASYDERSFSGLVARILGKNYANTLSKEEVDRIISLTKKTSHIKF; the protein is encoded by the coding sequence TTGAGCATCCTCGTAGATACCAGCGTATTCTATGCGTTCTATAATAAACGAGATGTTCATCATATTGATTCTATATGTTTGCTAACTCACATACTTGAAGGAAGATATGGACGCCCATATACTGTATGCCTTGTCGTGTCCGAGACATATACATTGCTCCGGTATAGGATAGGATATGCTACCGCTATAGCGTTTCTTGAAGCTTTGGAAAAAAGCGGAATAAAAATATTATTTCTAGACGAAGAAGGTTACAGCAGAGTATTAGAAATCTTGGAAAAATACTCGGATAGAAAGCTAAGTTTTACAGATGCTTCTTTAGTCTATATCCTAGAAAATTACGGGATAGAAAATATGGCATCATATGATGAAAGGTCGTTTTCCGGGCTAGTAGCCAGAATACTCGGCAAAAACTATGCCAATACTCTATCAAAAGAAGAAGTTGATAGAATTATAAGCCTTACCAAGAAAACAAGCCATATCAAATTTTAA